Proteins from one Rosa chinensis cultivar Old Blush chromosome 7, RchiOBHm-V2, whole genome shotgun sequence genomic window:
- the LOC112175895 gene encoding LOW QUALITY PROTEIN: probable polyamine transporter At1g31830 (The sequence of the model RefSeq protein was modified relative to this genomic sequence to represent the inferred CDS: deleted 1 base in 1 codon) translates to MGEHNNPECVAVSEAQSPRVNNFKKVSVLPLVFLIFYEVSGGPFGMEDSVQAAGPLLALLGFLVFPFIWSVPEALITAEMGTMFPVNGGYVVWVSSALGPFWGFQQGWLKWLSGVIDNALYPVLFLDYLKSAIPALGGGLPRIVAALALTLFLTYLNYRGLTIVGWVAVLLGIFSIIPFVVMGLVAIPKLEPSRWLVVSLHNVDWNLYLNTLFWNLNYWDSISTLAGEVENQKKTLPKALFYAFILVVVGYFFPLLIGTGAVPLDRELWTDGYFSDIAKIVGGVWLRCWIQGAAAMSNMGMFVAEMSSDSFQLLGMAERGMLPEFFSKRSCYGTPVIGIMFSASGVLLLSWLSFQEIVAAENFLYCVGMILEFIAFILLRVKHPAASRPFKIPVGTVGTIFLCIPPTLLIGVLFALSELKVVVVSLIAIVIGLVMQPCLTYVERKRWMKFSISSEDLPDLHGASQERANSFID, encoded by the exons ATGGGAGAGCACAACAATCCCGAATGTGTTGCAGTTAGTGAAGCACAATCCCCTAGGGTAAATAACTTCAAGAAAGTCTCAGTTCTGCCCCTTGTCTTCCTCATCTTCTATGAGGTATCTGGGGGTCCATTTGGTATGGAGGACAGTGTTCAGGCTGCTGGTCCCCTTCTAGCGCTTCTCGGGTTCTTGGTCTTTCCATTCATTTGGAGCGTTCCTGAGGCCTTGATTACTGCAGAGATGGGTACCATGTTCCCTGTGAATGGGGGTTATGTGGTTTGGGTTTCTTCGGCCCTGGGTCCATTTTGGGGGTTTCAACAAGGATGGTTGAAATGGTTAAGTGGAGTCATTGATAATGCTTTGTACCCAGTTCTGTTTTTGGactacttgaagtcagcaataCCAGCTTTAGGCGGTGGACTTCCAAGAATCGTGGCAGCGTTAGCTCTGACATTGTTCCTCACTTACTTAAACTATCGGGGTTTAACCATTGTGGGATGGGTTGCTGTACTTTTAGGGATTTTCTCAATCATTCCTTTTGTGGTTATGGGACTTGTGGCAATTCCCAAGTTGGAGCCTTCAAGATGGTTAGTGGTGAGTCTACATAATGTGGACTGGAATTTGTATTTGAACACTCTCTTTTGGAATTTGAACTATTGGGATTCTATAAGTACACTTGCCGGAGAGGTGGAGAACCAAAAGAAAACTCTCCCCAAGGCTCTTTTTTATGCGTTcattttggttgttgttggaTATTTCTTCCCCCTTTTAATTGGTACTGGGGCTGTTCCACTTGATCGTGAGTTGTGGACTGATGGTTACTTCTCTGATATTGCAAAAATTGTTGGGGGAGTTTGGTTGAGATGTTGGATCCAAGGGGCTGCGGCGATGTCAAATATGGGGATGTTTGTGGCTGAAATGAGCAGCGACTCTTTTCAACTTCTTGGGATGGCAGAAAGAGGGATGTTGCCTGAGTTCTTTAGCAAGCGGTCTTGTTATGGAACCCCAGTCATCGGCATTATGTTCTCAGCTTCCGGAGTCCTTTTGCTATCTTGGCTAAGCTTTCAAGAGATTGTAGCTGCAGAAAACTTCTTGTACTGTGTTGGAATGATTTTGGAGTTCATAGCATTTATACTATTACGGGTGAAGCATCCAGCTGCATCGCGGCCATTCAAGATTCCTGTTGGAACAGTTGGAACCATTTTTTTGTGCATTCCGCCTACCCTGCTAATTGGTGTTTTGTTTGCTCTTTCTGAACTCAAGGTTGTGGTTGTGAGTCTTATAGCTATAGTGATCGGCCTTGTGATGCAGCCCTGTCTCACATATGTTGAGAGGAAGAGGTGGATGAAGTTCTCCATCAGTTCTGAA GATCTCCCAGATCTTCATGGTGCTAGTCAGGAGAGGGCCAACTCCTTTATAGATTAG